The window AGAGCACGGGATTCCTAATCCCGGTTAGCCCAGGTTCGAGTCCTGGCGGGGGCACCAGAAATATATATTTGATATAGAATTGCAAATTTCTTTATTTCTCCTATCTTCCCTCTCCTCGCAGAAATTCTCAAAAAAATAAATTATTTTTCTTTAATTAACTATTAAACAAAAACAACTTTCGCTCTTTAATCATAAAATTATAGATACAAACACATATTGTAATATCCTATATTTTAGGATTTAAATATTATCAACTAATATAATCGTATACAAAATAACTAACACCTAAAACTTTCTCCTTTCCCTTAAAACCAACCTGTTTACCAAGATATTGACAAATATTATTGACAATAAAAATAAAGTAAGTAGAAAATAATTGGCGGAGATTAAAGATAATAAATATGAATATGTTATGTTTTAGTAGGGTATAATAATTATGAACGTAACGATACTAACGGCGATTATAGGTGTCGTTGCAGGTGCAATAGGATGGTGGATTACAACATTTTGGATGCAACCTATTTTGAGATATAGAAATATTAAGTATAAAATATTAATGAATTTTATTTACTACGCACAGGTTATAAATGCTGATGAATTAAACAGTGATATGAAAAATCTTTATCGAGAAAGAGTTCTTGCCAATAGACAAACTTCTTCTGAATTAGCAGCAGCTATAGAGCAATTACCAGGTTGGTATAAGAAATGGTTAAGAATAAAGGGATATGATCCCCAAAAAGCTGCAAAAAATCTTATCGGTTTTTCGAATACCAAAGAATATGATCAATCAAACAGACTCGAAGGTTTAATTAGGAAGCAACTTGGATTACCACCAAAAACATAACAAATTGCTCCACCTGACCGCTATTCCGCTGCGCTCCATAGCGGCAGGTGAGCTTGGACGTTAGATTAATAAAAAGGAGAAAACAAAAAATGGAAGTAGAACTTCGAGATGAAGAAAAATTATTAGAAAAAATACGAGAACTACCATTGATATATAAAAAAGAACTAATGGATTTTATAGAATATTTGCAATTAAAAGCTCAAAGAAAAGAAACCCTATATTTAAGTGAGCAATCTCTATCAAAAGATTGGCTTCTTCCAGAGGAAGATGAAGCATGGAAAAATTTATAAAAGGAGATGTAGTGGTTATTCCTTTTCCTTTTTCTGATTTAAGCGGAAGCAAAAGAAGACCAGCATTAATAATTTCAAATTTAGAAGGATATGATTTAATTTTGTGTCAAATAACAAGTAAAAATATAAAAGATAAGTATGCAATAGACCTAAAAGATGATGACTTTGCAGCAGGAGGCTTAAGACAAGAAAGTAATATAAGA is drawn from Desulfonauticus submarinus and contains these coding sequences:
- a CDS encoding type II toxin-antitoxin system PemK/MazF family toxin — protein: MEKFIKGDVVVIPFPFSDLSGSKRRPALIISNLEGYDLILCQITSKNIKDKYAIDLKDDDFAAGGLRQESNIRPNKIFTADKDIILYKIGSLKIHKLQEVINRIIEIIK
- a CDS encoding DUF2281 domain-containing protein: MEVELRDEEKLLEKIRELPLIYKKELMDFIEYLQLKAQRKETLYLSEQSLSKDWLLPEEDEAWKNL